Genomic DNA from Halomonas sp. BDJS001:
TTCCGAATCGCCAGCGGCAAGCGCCCTATTAGAGTGGGCGAGTGCGTTAGCGTGCAGCGTTTGAGCGGCGGCTATTGCAGTATCAGCCACAGGCGCAGGTTCAACCTCTGGTAGCGACACCGCCTGCAACGGGCCATCGCGGCGTGACCGCCAGGCTTCATTCATCGCCTTGATCGCAGCATCCGCATCACCATGGGAGCGCGCCAGAACACGCTCAGCAGCCGGTATGCGCAGCATTTGACCTGCACGCATGTCATTTATATTGCCTGAAGGAAAAACGTCAGGGTTGGCCTCCCGCAGCGCAACCATCATCTGCTGAACGCTGGCTTCGCCGGGCTTAATACGTTCGGCAACGCTCCATAGGGTATCGCCTCTGCCCACGTAAACGCTATTTGCATTACGGGGAGCACGGTTGTTGGTACCAGACGTTTCAGTCGTCGTTGATTGTGCAGTAGATGCCTTCAGCGCTACCGGCACAACGCTCGGCGCAGCGGTTTGCGACTGACTCTGGTTTGAAGCACCCTGCTGCGAATAGTGTTGAGAAGATTCCTGTTGAGAGTACCCCTGGGGATCAAACAGCAGGGTCACATCCCGTGTCTGTTGACCACCAGGATATTCCAGGGTGAATAACAGCTCCAACCAAGGCTCTTCCATGGACTGACCTGAACTCAAGCGCACCTGGCGGCGCCCCTGGTGTTCCTCAACCTGAACGCGAACGCTGGCTGCTAATGGCGTCCACTCAAGCCCAGCGGCGGCAAATGCTGATGGCTCGGCAATGCTGACACGAATATCATCGAGGGCGTGATCACTGCTTTCAAGCAGCGGGATTGAGGCATCTAACGGCGCATTCAAATACGAGCTGACACTCGCCTGCCCCAAGCTAATGGCCAGCGCAACAGGACTCACTGCGCTCAACGAGAGCCATGTCATCCATGTCACTGTTTTTTTCATGCATGTTCCCTGATCGCCTACTTACCTACTTACTTTTAACGACTGATGGCAGGTTATTGTATTACGTCGCTTTTATCATAACTTAACGAAATAGTGGCATTATTCCCACTACCGTGAAGACTGGCTTCATAAAAAACGGGAAGCTGCGAACAGCTCCCCGTTTTCGACTGGCGGACTACAAGACGTACTACAAGCAACAAATTACTGTTCGCGCAGAATCTTCAGCATCCGCTTCAGTGGCTCTGCGGCGCCCCACAGTAACTGGTCACCCACGCTAAAGGCCGAGAGATACTCGCCACCCATTTGCAGCTTACGCAGACGACCAACCGGCACTTGCAGCGTACCAGTGGCAGCGGCAGGCGTTAGGCCAGCGATGGTGGCGTCTTTATCGTTCGGAATCAGCTTGACCCACTCGTTATGCTTGGCGATACGGTCTTCGATCTCATCCAGTGGCACATCATGCTTCAGCTTGATCGTAAACGCCTGGCTGTGCGAGCGCATTGCGCCGATACGCACACATAGGCCATCAATGGGTATCGGGTTATTGTCGAGGCCAAGAATCTTGTTGGTCTCAACGCTGCCCTTCCACTCTTCGCGGCTCTGGCCATTCTCTAACTTGGTATCGATCCACGGTAGCAGACTACCCGCCAGCGGTGCGGCAAAGTTATCGGTCGGGAAGTCACCACTGCGCATGGCCGCGGTTACTTTACGATCGATATCCAGAATCGCGCTGGAGGTATCCTTGAGCTCTTCGCCTACGCTATCGCGCAGTTGGCCCATTTGGTTGAGCAGCTCGCGCATATGCTTAGCGCCAGAGCCTGAAGCCGCCTGATAGGTCATGGAGGTCATCCACTCGACCATATCGGCTTCGAACAGACCGCCCAAGCCCATCAGCATCAGACTCACGGTACAGTTGCCGCCCACAAAGGTTTTGGCGCCTTTAGCTAGCTGGTCGTCAATCACCTTGCGATTGACGGGATCCAGCACGATGGTCGCTTCATCTTCCATACGCAGGGTACTGGCGGCGTCGATCCAGTAGCCTTTCCAGCCTGCGCTGCGAAGATCCTTATAGACCGGCTTGGTGTAATCGCCGCCCTGACAGGTGACGACCACATCCAACGCTTTGAGCGCTTCGATATCAAAGGCATCTTTCAGCGGAGGCACGTCTACACCGATATCGGGGCCGGGCTGGCCAACCTGGGAGGTGGTGAAGAACACTGGCTCAATGCCCTTGAAATCACCATCTTCCTGCATGCGCTGCATCAGCACTGAGCCCACCATGCCGCGCCATCCCACGAAACCGACTTTCAACATATGAAGTCCTCCTGCAAAGAATGAGTGTCTGTATTATACACATTTCTTTACGGTGATTTTGAAGCTGCACTGAGCGGTTAATGATAATGGTTGAACACACAAGGGCGCCGGGGATAGGTCGTAGAGGGGTCATTTGCCATGGATGGCAAATGTAGCGCCCAGGGAGGGGTTCACAGCGCCCCCTCGTAGACCTATCGCCGGAGTAGCCCGACGGCTTCACTCAATGCTTAGCAAACGCCGCTAATACCGCATCGCCCATAGCGTCGGTGCCGATGGTTTGCATTCCTTCTGACGCAATATCCGCGGTGCGCAGACCGTCATCCAGCACGCTACCGACGGCGGCTTCAATACGCTCTGCCATGGCATTCTCGTTCAGCGAGTAGCGTAGCATCATGGCCACCGACAGCATCATCGCCAGGGGGTTAGCTACGTTCTGACCGGCAATATCCGGCGCGCTGCCGTGGCATGGCTCGTACATGCCCTGCCCGCTCTCGTTAAGTGAAGCAGAGGGCAGCATACCGATAGAGCCGGTGAGCATCGCGGCAGCATCGGACAGAATATCGCCAAACATATTGCCAGTGACTACCACGTCAAACTGCTTGGGCGCGCGCACCAGTTGCATGGCGGCGTTATCCACGTACATATGGGAAAGCTCAACGTCCGGATACTCTGGCGCCAAACGCTCCATCACTTCCCGCCACAAAATAGTCACTTCCAGTACGTTGGCTTTATCTACCGAGCAGAGCTTTTTGCCACGCTTCTGGGCCATTTCAAAGGCAACGCGGCCAATGCGCTCAATTTCGCTCTCGGAGTAGATATAGGTATTAAAACCCACCCGCTCGCCGTTGCGCTCTTCAATACCCCGTGGCTGACCGAAGTAGATACCGCCAGTGAGCTCGCGGACAATCATAATATCCAAACCTGCTACCAGCTCAGGCTTAAGACTGGAGGCGCTGGCCAACTGCGGGTAGAGCATTGCCGGACGCAGATTGCCGAACAGGCCTAGATTCTTACGCAGGCCCAGTAGCCCTTTTTCAGGGCGCTTGGAGAGGTCTTCGATTTTGTCCCACTTGGGGCCACCCACCGCACCGAGCAAAATAGCGCTGGCGGCTTTGGCTTTTTCGAGGGTTTCCGCAGGCAGCGGCTCGCCGTGAACATCGTAGGCGGAACCGCCTACCAGCGCTTCTTCTACTTCAATATCCAAACCCGCTTCCTGGCACGCCTTCAACAAACGTGCCGCCTGGGCGGCAATCTCGGGGCCAATACCATCACCCGGCAGCAATAAAACCTTATGAGTCATGCAATTTCCTTAGCATTTAATTATTGGAGACTGGCTTAGGCAGACTGACGGAACAGCCAGGGACGAGCCGCTTTATGCTTCTGCTCAAAGGCACGAATGGCGTCTTCATCTTTTAGCGTCAGGCCGATATCGTCCAACCCCTCCAGCAAGCAGTGCTTGCGGAACTCATCCACTTCAAACTCTAAAATCTCGCCGCTCGGGGTAATGACCCGCTGGCTCTCCAAGTCCACATCCAACTGATAACCTTCGTTGGCTTCCACCTCGGCAAACAGGCGGTCGACCACGTCTTCTGGGAAGGTGATCAGCAAAATACCGTTCTTGAACGAGTTGTTGTAGAAGATATCGGCAAAGCTAGGTGCAATCACCACCTTAAAGCCAAAATCTTCCAGCGCCCAAGGTGCGTGCTCGCGGGAGCTACCGCAGCCAAAGTTGCGCCGCGCCAGCAGCACTTCAGCGCCTTTGAAGCGCGGCTGGTTCAAGACAAAATCAGGATTGAGGGGGCGCTGCGAGCAATCCTGCCCCGGTTGGCCTTCATCCAGGTAACGCAGTTCATCAAACAGATTAACGCCAAAACCGGTGCGCTTGATTGATTTCAAAAACTGCTTCGGGATAATCAAATCGGTATCGACGTTGGCGCGGTCAAGGGGCGCAACCACGCCTTCAAAACGTTCAAATTTCTTCATGGCTTAGGCCTCCTGAGCGTGAGTGGCGTCGTTGGCAGGCAAGCTGCGAACATCAACAAAGTGACCGGCAATCGCTGCTGCCGCTGCCATGGCGGGGCTAACCAAGTGCGTGCGCCCGCCGTAGCCCTGGCGGCCTTCAAAATTGCGGTTAGAAGTAGAGGCACAGTGTTCGCCAGCGCCCAATTTATCCGCGTTCATGGCCAAACACATGGAGCAGCCCGGCTCGCGCCACTCAAAACCTGCTTCAATAAAGATCTTATCCAAGCCTTCCGCTTCCGCTTGGCGCTTCACCAAGCCGGAGCCCGGCACCACCATGGCGAGCTTGATGGAGTCAGCAACTTTTTTGCCCTTGGCTACTTTGGCGGCTTCGCGCAGGTCTTCAATACGTGAGTTAGTGCAGGAGCCGATAAAAATCTTATCCAGCTTAATGTCGGTAATTTTCTGGTTGGGCTGAAGGCCCATATACTCCAGTGCGCGGGTGTGGCTACGCTGCACGGTTTCATCCAGCGCGGCCTGCGGATCAGGCACTTGACCGGAAATACCGGTGACCATTTCCGGGCTGGTGCCCCAGCTCACTTGCGGCTCGATCTCTTCAGCCTGCAAAGTAACCACTTTATCGAACTGCGCATCGTCATCAGAGACCAGATTGCGCCAATCCGCCACGGCGGCTTCCCACTGCTCTGCCGTGGGCGCGAAAGGACGCTTGGCTAAGTAATCAATGGTTGTCTCGTCAACGGCGATCAAACCGACCCGTGCGCCCGCTTCAATGGCCATATTGCACACGGTCATGCGCCCTTCCATAGAGAGCGAGGCAATGGCACTTCCAGCAAACTCAATGGCGTAGCCAGTGCCGCCTGCGGTACCAATCTTGCCGATAATGGCCAACACCACGTCTTTCGCCGTCACACCCAGGCCAAGCTCGCCTTCGACGCGCACCTGCATATTTTTCATTTTTTGCGCCAGCAAGCACTGGGTCGCCATCACGTGCTCGACCTCAGAGGTGCCGATACCGTGGGCCAAAGCACCAAAAGCGCCGTGGGTCGCGGTGTGGGAGTCGCCGCAGACCACGGTCATACCCGGCAGCGTTGCGCCCTGCTCAGGGCCGACTACGTGCACGATGCCCTGACGAGGGTCGTTAATCTTGAACTCTTCGATACCGTATTCCAGACAGTTGTCATCCAGGGTTTGAACCTGAATCAACGACACTGGGTCTTTAATACCGCTGTTGCCCTCGGCACGCTCTTTAAGCGTCGTTGGCACGTTATGGTCAGGCGTGGCCAAATTGGCATCCAAACGCCACGGTTTGCGGTTGGCTAAACGCAGCCCTTCAAACGCCTGGGGCGAGGTCACTTCATGAAGCAACTGGCGGTCGATGTAGATCAACGCAGTGCCGTCATCGCGCTGCTTCACCAAGTGTTGATTCCAAAGCTTGTCGTAAAGGGTTTGGCCTGACATGTAACTCTCCTGGGCAGTGCCCTGCTAGTTCGGTATGGCCGCCTCTATGGGCTGCTTGAATTACTTATGGGGTTAGTGTCACGCGACTCGCACATAAAAGCAATTCATGTTATTCATAGTTTAGATTCCAAACTGGAATAGCTAATTAGGGAGCAGTCCGTGGATACCCAAAGCCTACAAGCCTTTTTGGCCGTGGCGGATACGCAAAGTTTCTCACGGGCGGCAGAACAGCTGCACCTAACCCAGCCCGCGGTAAGCAAGCGTATTGCCACGCTGGAGTCTCAAGTAGGCACACGGCTATTTGATCGCATTGGCCGGCGCATTGCGCTAACCGAAGCCGGTAGCGTGCTGCTACCCCAAGCGCGGCGCATTCTATTTAGCGTGGAAGATAGCCGCCGGGCGCTGGCCAACCTTACGGGCCAGGTAGGCGGCAAGCTGACCCTGGCCACCAGCCACCATATTGGCCTGCACCGCCTACCGCCGCTATTAAAGCAGTACACCCAGCGCCACCCGGAGGTTACGCTAGACCTACACTTTCTGGATTCCGAACAGGCTTACCAGGGCGTTTTGGATGGCACGCTGGAAATGGCCGTGGTAACGCTAGCCCCCCACCCTCATGAGCAATTACAGGTCGTGGAAGTATGGCGTGACCGACTCTGTTTTGTCTGCGCTATCGATCACCCTCTTACCTATCAGACCTCTCAAAGCGTGCTGTCACTGACCGATTTATGCGAATACAACTGCGTAATGCCGGGGGCGAAGACCTTTACAGGATCCCTGATCGCGCAGCGTTTTAGCCAAGCGGGCCTGGAACTGCCAGTGAGCATGGCAACCAACTATTTAGAAACGCTAAAGATGATGTGCAGCGTGGGGTTAGGTTGGAGCCTGCTACCGGAAAAAATGATCGACAGCGAACTGGTTGAGCTAAAAGTAGACACCCTTCCTATTTACCGCCCGCTGGGGTACTTGGTGCATACCAATCGAACGCTCTCGAATGCGGCACGAATGATGATTGAAGAGCTGGAAAATGCGCGGGGTGAGAGCCCTATAAAATAAGCCCGATGTGTTATGCGCACACCCGCTTTGTCGGTTTTCGTAGCGCGTGGTAAGCCTAAGGCGCACCCGCGAGAGCAGCGCGAAGCGGTGCCGGGGTTTAGGCTATTGTGGGCATTGCTGGCTGGTTGCCACTGGGCGTCGTTCCGCCGCCTCCCGCGGGTGCCTCATTCGCTCGTGCCTCGCGAGATTCGTTACCACGCGCTACGGTATGTGCACACATCTGTCTTTGGGGCTTTTCGTAGCGCGTATATGGACTCCTCCTCGCTTGCAAGCACAAAAGGTCATAGCGGCACGGTCGACTGCTAGCGTATATCCGGTCTCGTAAAAGATGCCTAACGTGTGGGCATCGGACCTTAATGGGCTATTCGCACGCCGGGTACCCGCAGGGTAAACGAGCTTTCATGCTCTACGCGCTACACGG
This window encodes:
- a CDS encoding FimV family protein, whose protein sequence is MKKTVTWMTWLSLSAVSPVALAISLGQASVSSYLNAPLDASIPLLESSDHALDDIRVSIAEPSAFAAAGLEWTPLAASVRVQVEEHQGRRQVRLSSGQSMEEPWLELLFTLEYPGGQQTRDVTLLFDPQGYSQQESSQHYSQQGASNQSQSQTAAPSVVPVALKASTAQSTTTETSGTNNRAPRNANSVYVGRGDTLWSVAERIKPGEASVQQMMVALREANPDVFPSGNINDMRAGQMLRIPAAERVLARSHGDADAAIKAMNEAWRSRRDGPLQAVSLPEVEPAPVADTAIAAAQTLHANALAHSNRALAAGDSEAVTDESGALSRRELTEQLLLSQSTLQQVLEERELMHAELNELRGEVASLTQSLSSALASQEQPAQEQSSEPLAASMDDTDSPDVAALIERYQWPLALGTIVLLVGLLVWLRKRREETWEDIPLAEPVVKPTVSPHTAPKAPPMSEAASVTTPSHKGDVDESLNDSGLSAASQSESEPEPERPKPEQPGPEKPESSAEAGAPATNAVPTVDTDQWLAGNQGPEPPQEETLRYEKSQASGLAEQVRQRRMGLTVVPVARAESVTLAPPPNSVRQQLASLETGLPASDPLTDAGGQKTDKPTELTKDPGHRFIDYHRRF
- the asd gene encoding aspartate-semialdehyde dehydrogenase codes for the protein MLKVGFVGWRGMVGSVLMQRMQEDGDFKGIEPVFFTTSQVGQPGPDIGVDVPPLKDAFDIEALKALDVVVTCQGGDYTKPVYKDLRSAGWKGYWIDAASTLRMEDEATIVLDPVNRKVIDDQLAKGAKTFVGGNCTVSLMLMGLGGLFEADMVEWMTSMTYQAASGSGAKHMRELLNQMGQLRDSVGEELKDTSSAILDIDRKVTAAMRSGDFPTDNFAAPLAGSLLPWIDTKLENGQSREEWKGSVETNKILGLDNNPIPIDGLCVRIGAMRSHSQAFTIKLKHDVPLDEIEDRIAKHNEWVKLIPNDKDATIAGLTPAAATGTLQVPVGRLRKLQMGGEYLSAFSVGDQLLWGAAEPLKRMLKILREQ
- the leuB gene encoding 3-isopropylmalate dehydrogenase, producing the protein MTHKVLLLPGDGIGPEIAAQAARLLKACQEAGLDIEVEEALVGGSAYDVHGEPLPAETLEKAKAASAILLGAVGGPKWDKIEDLSKRPEKGLLGLRKNLGLFGNLRPAMLYPQLASASSLKPELVAGLDIMIVRELTGGIYFGQPRGIEERNGERVGFNTYIYSESEIERIGRVAFEMAQKRGKKLCSVDKANVLEVTILWREVMERLAPEYPDVELSHMYVDNAAMQLVRAPKQFDVVVTGNMFGDILSDAAAMLTGSIGMLPSASLNESGQGMYEPCHGSAPDIAGQNVANPLAMMLSVAMMLRYSLNENAMAERIEAAVGSVLDDGLRTADIASEGMQTIGTDAMGDAVLAAFAKH
- the leuD gene encoding 3-isopropylmalate dehydratase small subunit produces the protein MKKFERFEGVVAPLDRANVDTDLIIPKQFLKSIKRTGFGVNLFDELRYLDEGQPGQDCSQRPLNPDFVLNQPRFKGAEVLLARRNFGCGSSREHAPWALEDFGFKVVIAPSFADIFYNNSFKNGILLITFPEDVVDRLFAEVEANEGYQLDVDLESQRVITPSGEILEFEVDEFRKHCLLEGLDDIGLTLKDEDAIRAFEQKHKAARPWLFRQSA
- the leuC gene encoding 3-isopropylmalate dehydratase large subunit, with translation MSGQTLYDKLWNQHLVKQRDDGTALIYIDRQLLHEVTSPQAFEGLRLANRKPWRLDANLATPDHNVPTTLKERAEGNSGIKDPVSLIQVQTLDDNCLEYGIEEFKINDPRQGIVHVVGPEQGATLPGMTVVCGDSHTATHGAFGALAHGIGTSEVEHVMATQCLLAQKMKNMQVRVEGELGLGVTAKDVVLAIIGKIGTAGGTGYAIEFAGSAIASLSMEGRMTVCNMAIEAGARVGLIAVDETTIDYLAKRPFAPTAEQWEAAVADWRNLVSDDDAQFDKVVTLQAEEIEPQVSWGTSPEMVTGISGQVPDPQAALDETVQRSHTRALEYMGLQPNQKITDIKLDKIFIGSCTNSRIEDLREAAKVAKGKKVADSIKLAMVVPGSGLVKRQAEAEGLDKIFIEAGFEWREPGCSMCLAMNADKLGAGEHCASTSNRNFEGRQGYGGRTHLVSPAMAAAAAIAGHFVDVRSLPANDATHAQEA
- a CDS encoding LysR family transcriptional regulator; its protein translation is MDTQSLQAFLAVADTQSFSRAAEQLHLTQPAVSKRIATLESQVGTRLFDRIGRRIALTEAGSVLLPQARRILFSVEDSRRALANLTGQVGGKLTLATSHHIGLHRLPPLLKQYTQRHPEVTLDLHFLDSEQAYQGVLDGTLEMAVVTLAPHPHEQLQVVEVWRDRLCFVCAIDHPLTYQTSQSVLSLTDLCEYNCVMPGAKTFTGSLIAQRFSQAGLELPVSMATNYLETLKMMCSVGLGWSLLPEKMIDSELVELKVDTLPIYRPLGYLVHTNRTLSNAARMMIEELENARGESPIK